The following are encoded together in the Chloroflexota bacterium genome:
- a CDS encoding TIGR03619 family F420-dependent LLM class oxidoreductase: MKFGVFYNPFHAQAETMIRFAQHAEALGFEWLMADDHIFPPKQWEQSGREVEWDAHTILTYLAAKTTRLRLLYGCLVVPFRQPFTTAKAIASLDVLSKGRVTLGVTPGHLKREFATFNVPIEQRGKITDEYLRIMKGLWTRDEFSFEGAYHTAKRLSLRPKPVQSPHPPIWVGGSSMRAVRRAVELGDVWFPLHFAAIPEGPPGKAPPEPTRYSDDATPERIREGIAYGRRLSKEMGKPFTMKVAILTGVIQVMEYDVVRPFSGKRFIFSKGSPAQVIGDLRQYADAGVDHFVVGFAGRSEEGFHQQMERFAKEVMPAFR, translated from the coding sequence ATGAAGTTCGGCGTGTTCTATAACCCGTTTCATGCCCAGGCCGAGACCATGATCCGCTTCGCCCAGCATGCGGAGGCCCTGGGTTTTGAATGGCTGATGGCCGATGACCACATCTTTCCTCCGAAGCAGTGGGAGCAGAGCGGCCGTGAGGTCGAATGGGACGCCCACACCATCCTCACGTACCTGGCTGCCAAGACCACGAGGCTGCGCCTCCTGTACGGCTGCCTTGTTGTCCCGTTCCGGCAGCCGTTCACCACCGCCAAGGCGATCGCCAGTTTGGACGTCTTGTCCAAGGGGCGTGTGACGCTGGGGGTTACGCCCGGCCACCTGAAGCGCGAGTTCGCCACGTTCAATGTACCCATCGAGCAGCGGGGGAAGATCACGGATGAGTATCTGAGGATCATGAAGGGCCTCTGGACGAGAGACGAGTTTTCGTTCGAGGGGGCATATCACACCGCCAAGCGCCTCAGCCTTCGCCCAAAGCCGGTGCAGAGCCCGCATCCGCCTATCTGGGTGGGCGGGAGCTCGATGCGGGCCGTGCGCCGTGCGGTGGAGCTTGGCGATGTCTGGTTTCCCCTGCACTTCGCGGCTATCCCTGAGGGGCCGCCTGGGAAAGCGCCGCCTGAGCCGACGAGATATAGCGACGATGCGACGCCGGAGCGCATCCGCGAGGGGATCGCCTACGGACGCAGGCTCTCCAAGGAGATGGGGAAACCGTTCACGATGAAGGTCGCGATATTGACGGGCGTGATCCAGGTGATGGAGTACGACGTGGTGCGACCGTTCAGCGGCAAGCGGTTCATCTTCAGCAAGGGGAGCCCGGCGCAGGTGATCGGCGACCTCCGACAGTATGCAGACGCCGGCGTTGATCATTTTGTCGTCGGGTTTGCTGGGCGTTCGGAGGAGGGTTTTCACCAGCAGATGGAGCGGTTCGCCAAAGAGGTTATGCCAGCGTTTCGGTAG
- a CDS encoding nitroreductase family deazaflavin-dependent oxidoreductase has protein sequence MRLLLKWFTFWHIFFYRLTRGRLGAHMGKYPMALVTTKGCKTGKWRTAPLGFMPDGERYVLIASYGGSPTHPAWYLNLVANPEAHVQFKGRKMRMRARTAVGEERSRLWALALTYYDYARYQRRTTREIPVVVLTPLAQ, from the coding sequence ATGCGCCTTCTTTTGAAATGGTTCACCTTTTGGCACATCTTCTTCTATCGCCTCACCCGGGGCAGACTTGGCGCGCACATGGGCAAGTACCCCATGGCCCTGGTGACGACGAAGGGTTGCAAGACGGGGAAATGGCGGACGGCGCCGCTGGGGTTCATGCCAGACGGCGAGCGCTATGTGCTGATCGCCTCGTACGGAGGCTCGCCTACGCACCCGGCCTGGTATTTGAACCTGGTCGCGAACCCCGAGGCGCATGTGCAGTTCAAGGGCAGGAAGATGAGGATGCGCGCCCGGACCGCCGTTGGCGAAGAGCGGTCCCGCCTCTGGGCGCTGGCGCTCACATACTATGATTATGCCCGCTACCAGCGCCGCACCACCCGGGAGATCCCCGTGGTGGTTCTTACTCCATTGGCACAGTAA